In one window of Panthera uncia isolate 11264 chromosome F2, Puncia_PCG_1.0, whole genome shotgun sequence DNA:
- the LOC125924858 gene encoding oxygen-regulated protein 1-like isoform X3, whose amino-acid sequence MSETSSTSFSVIHPTSSEGQGPSPRHLSVMHPVVAKKISFYKSGDPQFGGVSVVVNPRSFKTFDALLDNLSRKVPLPFGVRNISTPRGRHSITRLEELEDGESYLCSHRRKVQPVDLDKARRRPRPWYSSRAISTHAHSSPPTAPAAAAPGMLRAPRRLVVFKNGDPKTRRTVVLNRRVTQSFQAFLQHLMEVMRFPVTKLYATDGRKVPSLQAVILSSGAVVAAGREPFKPGNYDIQKYLLSSRLPGASHHVYTKGTARSERRKMSTHVPSSPKSQIYSVSSNKMHNSDCYSDHSFASENYLALEKKDSQNLLIYPSEDDIEKSIVFNQDGTMIVEMKVRFKIKEEETIKWTTVSRAGLSNNDEKSEVGSFPGRTDDCSSGLKIAACSLSADVSSLRKGHDQEGSLAGEINTQTTAQEAETCTSASWENAAMDTDTIQETQDQAKRHFYRPPTPGPRRVRQKKSVKGRVTLVSETEVQEEMIGQFSYSEEREDGENKSEYHMFTHSCSKMSSVSNKPVVVHVDNNEKIEASLERKKESRLLKSGAVHADVVEITSEKVLEMSHGNGLPQAASEHSVVEEGIVNSVTSDNKTSIKNLRPYGNTSDRFSPVLADTTHSLSNDPGTDITIFETPASVGSSTVTTRIDRLINECAQRDLTKFPANEKQISSSAASKKKMKCQQQVINSRHQDGKVATKAILSKSKRINKGGRIAQEIRLKDSHSSLKRGILCEEDLHASDMVIESNYSCSKSDLSPVNPKNIHVQNPTKVQGLLAKRKSRPLNKVSLGRPAKNEIGQGDKVFPYSDFRCCKNSFGDQNLFHVFNFLEQNPNAFCGPQAQAEVASWYLRGMTKRSIVSKVNNSHITLKTQKKQKGDKLKLSTTISKQHVTTRANSLASLKKAVSPEDISHHSVQNYIQRWLQNINPHPTSQPRKLTPVCKKERSVVSCNNSSFAETNSHSSSGKGNNSVRESNKHVSKNAGLAGNNLGKKIGKSFDKDTSEELTEDLCDSQVESLNDAYLLSLNENCAMSQAAIDDHNTKIQVCTKNLGPEVSLVYQEINLATKRHSVEAAIQVDLVEDTSKDLLPVLFLRQLQALLPKTQNGVIQMPGSLTDTPSPSPISKSYTNVLLAWLLVLTLKGSINSFCQSDTHKITTRTSEILALLEVLKHTAITEEADDLEAAVASLAEATTNHLGLAEKEQDTVPIGLPANCSTPNIQRVPECTENEKTQKLSSIDGGYSASEDHASEVCVSEVTYSTCEMCTGNKSYPPKEACNLSDVFSPIDGHTVDQTSVNKACLLGKVCSLTHALSSDKPCAYEENCVYEAACPIDEAYIPQKDNTNDFLNSKENTCTDNLELTEELERVDEVQKDLTILADPGCKHGFNTLVSHQNISNLSHCGFPLNETKPEFDEECSSLAEFKNYLLKKFQGRNAYASSDKEDSKTSEEPGSITNSLTSSERSISELESFEELENQDTDIFNTKIHAEEQATEELIQKEFEASKNLELVEVSSRNITEEEKRSGVIGETVSRRLETPPSLVFCYDSKQNSEKELNEGETKMRVKMMVRSMEIGSYSESSLDFKNCFTRPVTSDWSDFRQDSENEQPSSHGPNGSCEEIAQEKEYNKGFVKRTIEKLYAKGEIIKPSFFPGSTHRSQVCPYNSMEFQCARKVGLYDSEGQSFGSSEQVSSISSVLQKFPEEGQHKCDFNGVRANYHGGDIVGRGTKQNDHHRLVRDLEEGVLIDKGKWLLKENHLLRVSSPENSGLCGNGDTTSVDTLLNNSTDVPYSHFGNLAPGPNMAELSSSELEELTQPLELKCSYFNMPHCSDSEPFCEDLLDVQNRTCAKERKPNDHAEEKASHKSERVCTSVTQVFTSAGSKVHPVSDDTIKNQPLPGNVIHGALQEGDSLDKLYALCGQHCPILTVTIQPINEEDRGFAYCKDSDIENFLGLHLWMKIHPYLLQSNKTVFRDKNDKASGRKAFIDNAIDDTFNRFYFNNTFDLMDKRKLRKLKRISSLDLEEENNLKKFQLYLKKTFCVNFLHPSLLVVDIVNSNTQDPSSQTNEIFQVVDENNNLLNNRFQNSRTNLNQVVRENINYHFFEMRGQACLFYKVETPLSISNRNILEIFYVFEDEDLFIWEEENQFD is encoded by the exons ATGAGCGAAACTTCTTCCACTAGTTTTTCCGTGATTCATCCAACCTCTTCTGAAGGTCAAGGTCCTTCTCCTCGCCATTTGAGCGTCATGCATCCTGTTGTGGCCAAAAAGATCAGCTTCTACAAAAGCGGAGACCCGCAATTCGGTGGGGTCAGTGTGGTGGTCAACCCTCGTTCCTTTAAGACATTTGATGCTTTGCTGGATAACCTGTCAAGGAAGGTGCCCTTACCTTTCGGGGTGAGGAACATCAGCACCCCTCGGGGAAGGCACAGCATCACACGCCTGGAGGAGCTGGAGGACGGCGAATCGTACCTGTGCTCCCACCGGAGGAAGGTGCAGCCGGTGGACCTCGACAAGGCCCGCCGGCGCCCGCGACCCTGGTACAGCAGCCGGGCCATCAGCACGCACGCGCACAGCTCCCCACCCAcggcgcccgccgccgccgctcccggCATGCTACGCGCGCCGCGGAGGCTCGTGGTCTTTAAAAATGGCGACCCGAAGACGAGGCGCACGGTCGTTCTGAACCGAAGGGTTACCCAGAGCTTCCAGGCCTTCCTGCAGCACTTGATGGAGGTCATGCGGTTCCCGGTGACCAAGCTGTACGCCACGGACGGAAGGAAG GTTCCCAGTCTCCAGGCTGTGATCCTGAGCTCTGGAGCTGTGGTGGCAGCAGGAAGGGAGCCGTTTAAACCTGGAAATTATGACATCCAGAAGTATTTGCTTTCTTCAAGATTACCAGGGGCCTCTCATCATGTGTATACCAAGGGAACTGCTAggtcagaaagaagaaaga TGAGCACACATGTGCCTTCAAGCCCAAAGTCCCAgatttattctgtttcttccaaCAAAATGCATAATAGTGATTGCTACTCAGACCATTCTTTTGCTTCTGAAAATTACTTGgccttagaaaaaaaagattctcagaaTTTATTGATATATCCTTCTGAGGATGATATTGAGAAATCAATTGTTTTTAATCAAGATGGCACCATGATAGTTGAGATGAAAGTTCGATTTAAGATAAAAGAGGAGGAAACCATAAAATGGACCACTGTCAGTAGAGCTGGTCTTTCTAATAATGATGAAAAGAGTGAAGTAGGCAGTTTTCCAGGAAGAACAGATGATTGTTCCTCTGGTTTAAAGATTGCAGCATGCTCATTGTCTGCAGATGTCTCATCTCTGAGGAAAGGCCATGATCAAGAGGGCAGTTTGGCTGGAGAGATAAACACTCAAACGACAGCTCAAGAGGCTGAAACTTGCACATCTGCTAGTTGGGAGAATGCTGCTATGGACACAGACACCATCCAGGAAACTCAGGATCAAGCGAAGCGTCATTTTTATCGGCCACCTACACCTGGGCCAAGGAGGGTGAGACAAAAGAAATCTGTGAAGGGGCGTGTGACCTTGGTATCTGAAACTGAAGTTCAAGAGGAAATGATTGGACAGTTTTCCTATAGTGAAGAAAGGGAAGACGGGGAAAACAAATCTGAATATCACATGTTTACACATTCCTGCAGTAAAATGTCATCAGTATCTAACAAACCAGTGGTTGTTCATGTAGATAACAATGAGAAGATAGAGGCatctttagaaaggaaaaaggaaagcagaCTGCTCAAGTCAGGTGCAGTACATGCTGATGTTGTAGAAATTACAAGTGAAAAGGTGTTAGAGATGTCTCATGGTAATGGCTTGCCACAGGCTGCATCGGAACATTCAGTTGTGGAGGAAGGTATAGTTAATAGTGTAACATCAGACAACAAAACTAGTATCAAAAACTTAAGACCTTATGGTAACACCAGTGATAGATTCAGTCCTGTTTTAGCAGATACAACTCATTCTTTAAGTAATGACCCTGGAACTGACATAACTATTTTTGAGACCCCAGCTTCAGTAGGGTCCTCCACTGTCACCACAAGAATTGACAGACTAATTAATGAATGTGCTCAGCGTGATTTAACAAAATTTCCAGCAAATGAAAAGCAGATTTCATCATCTGCTGCCAGcaaaaagaagatgaaatgtCAGCAACAAGTGATAAACTCCAGGCATCAGGATGGGAAGGTTGCAACCAAAGCAATTCTTAGTAAGAGTAAGAGAATAAACAAAGGAGGTAGAATTGCACAGGAAATCAGATTAAAGGATTCACACAGTTCCCTTAAAAGAGGAATACTTTGTGAGGAAGATCTCCATGCAAGTGATATGGTAATAGAATCAAATTATTCTTGTTCCAAAAGTGATCTCAGTCCTGTGAATCCCAAGAATATCCACGTACAGAATCCTACGAAAGTTCAAGGACTTTTAGCCAAAAGAAAATCCAGACCACTAAATAAAGTAAGTTTAGGAAGACctgcaaaaaatgaaattggTCAAGGAGATAAAGTATTTCCCTATAGTGACTTCAGGTGTTGCAAAAATAGTTTTGGAGATCAAAATTTATTTCATGTGTTTAACTTCCTTGAGCAAAACCCCAATGCTTTTTGTGGACCACAGGCTCAAGCAGAAGTAGCATCTTGGTATTTGAGAGGAATGACAAAGAGAAGTATAGTTTCAAAAGTTAATAATTCACACATAACtttgaaaactcagaaaaaacaaaaaggagataaGTTGAAATTAAGTACTACTATAAGTAAACAACATGTTACAACCAGGGCAAATTCCTTAGCTTCTTTGAAAAAAGCTGTTTCTCCTGAGGATATTAGccatcattcagttcaaaattatATACAGAGATGGTTGCAGAACATAAATCCACATCCAACCTCGCAACCTAGAAAATTAACTCCAGTGTGCAAAAAGGAAAGGAGTGTGGTAAGTTGTAACAACAGTAGTTTTGCAGAAACGAATTCCCACTCAAgttctggaaaaggaaataattctgtTAGGGAAAGTAATAAACACGTAAGTAAAAATGCTGGTTTGGCAGGAAATAATCTAggtaaaaaaataggtaaatcttTTGACAAAGATACCAGTGAAGAACTTACTGAAGATCTCTGTGACAGCCAGGTTGAATCTCTGAATGATGCTTACTTACTTTCCTTGAATGAAAATTGTGCTATGTCACAGGCAGCTATTGATGATCATAATACTAAAATCCAGGTATGTACTAAAAACTTAGGACCAGAGGTAAGCCTTGTTTACCAAGAAATAAACCTAGCTACAAAAAGacacagtgtggaggctgctatTCAAGTAGATCTTGTAGAAGACACTTCCAAAGACCTCTTACCAGTCCTGTTCCTTCGCCAACTGCAAGCTTTACTTCCTAAGACTCAGAATGGAGTTATTCAAATGCCAGGTTCACTTACAGAtactccctctccttccccaatATCTAAGTCATATACCAATGTCCTTCTAGCTTGGCTTCTGGTGCTAACCTTAAAGGGAAGTATAAATAGCTTCTGCCAAAGTGATACTCACAAGATTACCACCAGAACTTCAGAAATACTTGCATTATTAGAAGTCCTAAAGCATACTGCCATCACAGAGGAAGCTGATGACTTGGAGGCTGCTGTTGCCAGTTTAGCGGAGGCCACCACAAATCACCTTGGACTTGCTGAGAAAGAACAAGATACGGTTCCAATAGGACTTCCTGCAAATTGTTCCACACCCAACATTCAGAGAGTTCCCGAGTGCACTGAGaatgaaaaaacacagaaactctCTTCTATAGATGGAGGCTACTCTGCCAGTGAGGACCATGCCTCTGAAGTCTGTGTTTCAGAGGTGACTTACTCTACGTGTGAGATGTGCACTGGGAATAAGTCTTATCCTCCAAAAGAGGCTTGTAACCTCAGTGACGTTTTTTCACCTATTGATGGCCATACCGTAGATCAGACCTCCGTGAATAAGGCTTGTCTCCTAGGAAAGGTCTGTTCacttactcatgctctgtcttctgaTAAGCCTTGTGCTTATGAGGAAAACTGTGTTTATGAAGCAGCTTGCCCAATTGATGAGGCCTACATTCCCCAAAAAGACAATaccaatgactttttaaattccaaagaaaacacatgtACTGATAATTTGGAATTGACTGAAGAATTAGAAAGAGTCGATGAAGTTCAGAAAGACCTAACTATTTTGGCAGACCCTGGGTGTAAACATGGCTTTAATACATTGGTGTCACACCAAAATATCAGCAATTTAAGCCACTGTGGCTTTCCCCTAAATGAAACCAAACCAGAATTTGATGAGGAATGTAGCTCTCtggctgaatttaaaaattatttattgaagaaatttcAGGGTCGAAATGCATATGCATCCTCTGATAAGGAAGACTCAAAGACGTCTGAAGAACCAGGCTCAATAACCAATAGCTTGACATCCAGTGAAAGAAGCATTTCAGAATTGGAATCTTTTGAAGAATTAGAAAACCAAGACACTGATATCTTTAACACAAAGATACATGCAGAAGAACAGGCCACTGAAGAATTGATCCAAAAAGAATTCGAGGCTAGTAAAAATTTGGAATTGGTGGAAGTCTCTAGCAGGAacattacagaagaagaaaaaagaagtggtGTAATTGGTGAGACAGTCAGTAGGAGGCTGGAAACACCACCATCTTTAGTTTTTTGCTATGATTCTAAGCAAAATAGTGAAAAGGAACTCAATGAAGGAGAAACTAAAATGAGAGTAAAAATGATGGTGAGAAGCATGGAAATTGGAAGTTATTCAGAGTCctctcttgattttaaaaattgtttcacaAGACCAGTGACTTCTGATTGGTCAGACTTTAGACAGGACAGTGAGAATGAGCAGCCATCCAGTCATGGCCCCAATGGCAGTTGTGAGGAGATTGCCCAAGAGAAAGAATACAATAAAGGGTTTGTTAAAAGAACAATTGAAAAACTTTATGCTAAAGGGGAGATTATTAAACCatctttttttcctgggtctACACACAGATCTCAGGTTTGTCCTTATAATTCTATGGAATTTCAGTGTGCTAGGAAAGTAGGTCTTTATGATTCTGAAGGTCAGTCATTTGGGTCTTCTGAACAGGTATCTAGCATTTCATCTGTGTTGCAGAAATTTCCAGAAGAAGGCCAACATAAATGTGACTTTAATGGTGTGAGGGCCAATTATCATGGGGGAGACATTGTAGGACGTGGTACAAAACAAAATGATCATCACAGACTTGTCAGAGATCTGGAGGAAGGAGTACTGATTGATAAAGGCAAGTGGCTtctgaaagaaaatcatttgttGAGAGTATCATCTCCTGAAAATTCTGGCTTATGTGGCAATGGAGACACCACATCAGTGGATACTCTACTTAATAACAGCACTGATGTACCATATTCACATTTTGGAAATTTGGCCCCAGGACCAAACATGGCTGAGCTATCCTCTTCAGAATTGGAGGAACTGACTCAACCCCTTGAACTGAAATGCAGTTATTTTAACATGCCTCATTGTAGTGACTCTGAGCCTTTTTGTGAGGATTTGCTAGATGTTCAAAATAGAACTTGTGCCAAGGAGAGAAAGCCCAATGATCATGCAGAGGAGAAAGCTAGTCATAAGTCAGAAAGAGTATGTACATCAGTCACTCAGGTCTTCACGTCAGCTGGTAGCAAAGTCCATCCTGTCTCTGATGATACTATTAAAAACCAACCATTGCCTGGTAATGTAATTCATGGTGCACTTCAGGAAGGGGACTCTCTGGATAAACTCTATGCTCTTTGTGGTCAGCATTGCCCAATACTAACTGTTACCATACAACCTATAAATGAAGAAGACCGAGGATTTGCATATTGCAAAGATTCTGATATTGAAAATTTCCTGGGTCTCCATTTGTGGATGAAAATACACCCATATTTGCTACAGTCGAACAAAACCGTGTTTAGAGATAAGAACGATAAAGCAAGTGGTAGAAAAGCATTTATTGATAATGCCATTGATGATACCTTTAATcggttttattttaataatacatttgacTTGATggataaaaggaaattaagaaaattaaaaagaattagctCCTTGGActtagaggaagaaaataatttaaagaaatttcaattatatttaaagaaaacgtTTTGCGTGAACTTCTTGCACCCATCATTGTTGGTTGTAGATATTGTGAATTCAAATACACAGGACCCCAGCAGTCAGACGAATGAGATCTTTCAAGTAGTTGATGAGAATAACAACTTATTAAATAACAGATTCCAGAACTCAAGAACAAATCTCAACCAAGTAGTAAGAGAAAATATCAACTATCATTTCTTTGAAATGCGT